One Aphidius gifuensis isolate YNYX2018 linkage group LG3, ASM1490517v1, whole genome shotgun sequence DNA window includes the following coding sequences:
- the LOC122851467 gene encoding zinc finger homeobox protein 3 isoform X3, with amino-acid sequence MPSSEPHPSQYHLQHHTTIPPSHLQQLSSSSTSAIGQHQLYQQLVAAHHHHQQQQQQQQQQQQSHQHGVGFQNSAYAQPKQEMSPEEEGGRSGGSPPTAGAALHQPQHPRTASPPSGTEPCTRDAIPTPTPTADTIPSSTSPSNITNSTTSSSATTTSTINTTSATMTMQQTSPGQNQQQSQGISPSPSPTGGDVEKFDGKIVYNPDGSAYIIEGESELSEDDSLPDGCIVDGRGVSVPHSLVFPQIASAYYVSRLYAHQAYQQQQQKQQQQQRSSSTQSSHNPDLPVMHSYRVTSYRSVEGSKAPITPALSPASASVPVKPILMCFICKLSFGYAKSFVAHAQGEHQLTLMDDERQMLSHTTASAIIQAVGRGKQPLVSFLEPVTSSSCPQNSPVQSQQRNTELNDHDIPTTTSTPASTPGIPSSPQAPSQRPSPTTPTTPTSHTTNSLNFNHQTSQQQQQQQQSSQQQQQQQHQWPIGQVSAASWAKAPESMHYTSPPPASITTKGSPSSYAALTQQPPNFLTGTTIGVCPEHMQGRPSGVECPKCELILASSRLAGPGGPLAGIHSRNSCKTLKCPKCNWHYKYQETLEIHMKEKHPESETSCIYCIAGQPHPRLARGETYTCGYKPYRCEVCNYSTTTKGNLSIHMQSDKHLNNMQELQQGGGVAVAAAASAVSSATNNPSSSSSTTQDTPMPTRSPHHQQSNHSPHMAGPPVTQGKPKPTFRCDVCNYETNVARNLRIHMTSEKHTHNMLVLQQNVKHMQTLSALQSHHQQAQQQQQQQQQQQHHHHQQQAQQQAVAAQQQQQQQQQLEQLLHLGGLDKPPQHAEAALADMAYNQALLIQMMTGGQLPPQLPPELIGGMANMSAMSNIGGDVGLSPDSMEPPPEPADQDPSSLYNCCVCNNFSTDSLEALGHHLAIDRTRTREGEILALVAGNFVCKLCSYKTNLKANFQLHCKTDKHLQRLQHVNHVKEGGPRNDWKLKFLSSPTSAQLRCHACDYYTNSAHKLAIHAASPRHEAAALLLRHLLESSANTQSIGKLYHCALCGFSARHRLPLLQHVRSLRHLQMEQLHQLHRRSGIQGNETPHTDIGDVFQVVADPDVASNQQASPTTPTTPNPASTINERREDDSECDSEVKQEPDNDQDQDQEPENEMEEVVCPFCTYQPTSKEELKQHIQIAHTQDNDEKMEVVKEEPVQELLCPLCQDGFKDRPALEKHVMQIHSVNSDGLQRLLLLVDQSHWLNNNPRNTPTPATVPTSPSTTTKQIQDDDLLERPNDDIEEIARCSVCGRVCRSLEELQQHHREAHPATTPTLAVSEKHVYKYRCGQCSLAFKTLEKLQQHSQYHAIRDATKCALCARSFRSVQALQKHLESAHADLQEAELAQYKQSLLHAHPLLQALTEEAIRRQGGVVGDDTNIDGESRADEEESDASDSAPLHKEERLLEDYLNSQPIAEDSYQDPTRKFKCHRCKVAFTRQSYLTGHNKTLLHRKGEKMTYPMEKYLDPNRPYKCDVCKESFTQKNILLVHYNSVSHLHKLKRAMQEPGNNNTLLSVVPPASPTESPDSQQDQDKKPYKCNICKVAYTQGSTLDIHMRSVLHQTRASKLPDLAASGQLDLARPLIEQPGPTSPNSPPLNTNTNNNNNNNTNNTNNNNMLSCQRCSALFVNQEQLATHQQLYCIFSNPLALFQQLAASQQMASVNSDKTTSSSSTPGLQQQQQQLTQNTQTTNSVAQEILSQPRTKTSQMYKHLLESFGFDLVMQFNENHQRRQRKEEEAAMALQQAQQEQQKQEQQKLALAVQQQQQQQQQQQQQQQQQHQNQHQQTIQRIGDDQDNDENMDEEAIPELTKSTCQHCNKEFSSVWVLKAHCEEVHRDLVPREFLEQYAQQFKCEYEKKSVVVTAATSSSTNTAPRSSTPASNSAQDLTSDKEIKRDKEEMTDCKDRASRTPEATSTTPATTPALSNTPVSSTESITPNALTNNNTNQSQQQQQQQQQQNQITLAQQMSEMQAALNAMAASQLQQQLQQYPGLMMGMMGLPLGLNVPALAAMNLQPPLVPMMLPPPPYGDGASSAYPQMNSQTQELLAKQHIALQQQQQQQQQQQQQQQQAAAQANAAASQKRARTRITDDQLKILRAHFDINNSPGEEQIMDMAAQSGLPPKVIKHWFRNTLFKERQRNKDSPYNFNNPPSTTLNLEEYEKTGEAKVTPLNSSASGGSSSDDKSPNKQSTPPPPPAPLPPPINIITTMPTTIEIKQEPIDTTSQQMQQDDLQQHHSPGSSGDQQSRPHSPALSMSSVFSGIHHDISSHATLSLNTPSTPMLPPKIAPQSFTSPNPGAGIVLPGAIAAMALTPQRSLSPGRGPTDFSFGGNSNGSNSSGGSSGKRANRTRFTDYQIKVLQEFFENNAYPKDDDLEYLSKLLGLSPRVIVVWFQNARQKARKVYENQPAAEPVTPGGREGDDGSGRFQRTPGLNYQCKKCLLVFQRYYELIRHQKTHCFKEEDAKRSAQAQAAAAQVAAVMSSEDSNSSSATTTTINPSLTITPTTTASTTTGTIGMTTTTTTTNNPSSTPTLSDQLQQPMTSPSPNIQPSPTSQQQQQQTQSQVESSKEASFQCDKCNLVFSRFELWREHQLVHMMNPSLFPPAYPPDSPFGILQQQALNASANSDSQHPLIAMMQDRKRKFEDFEESIGNESRSNSEHSEQPKDKRLRTTILPEQLDYLYQKYQIESNPSRKMLETIAREVGLKKRVVQVWFQNTRARERKGQFRAHSQVINKRCPFCPALFKVKSALESHLSSKHADQVARGEINIDNIPDEELSMESVPSNPSTPNMLPGLFPSFGPDMEASLKKIYEESLKHYWSAELRAQTSNGKTDNTNNSTTNNQGTQSSTGESPLDLSKPVDLSRPMKLSLASLGHSLDEQQQHNLSHFRIGSDCGPLTDLSERSICDDDSMSETTEFMDDESGPPSPASSTQSSRHGGTLSTTIGGLSGSGATSGIGGIGSSVGSVIGSSGGGGGGNTPTSGNTSSANQSSGGGGGGKRYRTQMSATQVKVMKSLFSDYKTPTMAECEMLGREIGLPKRVVQVWFQNARAKEKKARLAAGLPAEGSAVQPHRGPTGPDECRLCSVRYSPKSPLQEHVFSRRHIESVRIAVEDGSLVPPTPGAPIIPGGTSVNIQSSANQSAIQQQQQLQSQSQSQQQLQQSQQSQQTQQANDDSMMYGSLFLHPTAMFQSQQQQTAANTAITTPVSVVQVDHAGQAHSQSQSRPGHQQHLRA; translated from the exons ATGCCCTCCAGTGAGCCCCATCCCTCCCAGTACCATCTACAACACCACACCACAATTCCACCCTCTCATTTACAACAGCTCTCGTCGTCATCGACGAGCGCAATTGGTCAGCATCAGCTATATCAACAGCTGGTGGCTgcccatcatcatcaccaacaacaacaacaacaacaacagcaacaacaacaaagtcATCAGCACGGCGTTGGCTTTCAAAATTCCGCGTACGCGCAACCGAAACAGGAGATGAGCCCGGAGGAGGAGGGTGGCCGAAGTGGTGGGTCCCCTCCGACGGCAGGGGCTGCACTTCATCAGCCCCAGCATCCCCGTACGGCTAGTCCACCATCAGGTACAGAACCATGTACACGGGATGCAATACCAACACCTACACCAACAGCTGATACAATTCCCTCATCAACAAGTCCatcaaatataacaaataGTACAACTAGTTCTTCAGCGACAACTACAAGTACAATTAATACAACGAGTGCAACAATGACAATGCAACAAACATCACCAGgtcaaaatcaacaacaatcacAAGGAATAAGTCCAAGTCCAAGTCCTACGGGTGgtgatgttgaaaaatttgatggtaaaattgtttataatccAGATGGTTCAGCATATATTATTGAGGGTGAAAGTGAATTAAGTGAAGATGATTCATTACCAGATGGTTGTATTGTTGATGGACGAGGTGTATCTGTGCCTCATTCACTTGTATTTCCTCAAATTGCAAGTGCATATTATGTATCAAGATTATATGCACATCAGgcatatcaacaacaacaacaaaaacaacaacaacaacaacgttCATCATCAACACAATCATCACATAATCCTGATTTACCAGTTATGCATAGTTATCGGGTAACAAGTTATAGAAGTGTTGAAGGTAGTAAAGCACCAATAACACCAGCTTTATCACCAGCATCTGCATCAGTACCAGTTAAACCAATTCTCATgtgttttatttgtaaattaagtTTTGGTTATGCTAAAAGTTTTGTTGCACATGCTCAAGGTGAACATCAATTAACACTTATGGATGATGAAAGACAAATGTTATCACATACAACAGCATCAGCAATTATTCAAGCTGTTGGACGAGGTAAACAACCGTTAGTTAGCTTTTTAGAACCGGTAACGAGTTCATCATGTCCTCAAAATTCACCAGTTCAATCGCAACAACGTAATACAGAATTAAATGATCATGATATTCCAACGACAACAAGTACACCAGCAAGTACACCAGGTATACCAAGTAGTCCACAAGCACCAAGTCAAAGACCATCACCAACAACGCCAACAACACCAACCTCACATACAACAAATTCGCTCAATTTTAATCATCAAACAtctcaacaacaacagcaacaacaacaatcatcacaacaacaacaacaacaacaacatcaatgGCCAATTGGTCAAGTTAGTGCAGCATCATGGGCAAAAGCACCTGAATCAATGCATTATACATCACCTCCACCAGCGTCAATAACAACAAAGGGTTCACCCTCGTCATACGCTGCATTAACACAACAACCACCAAATTTTTTGACTGGTACAACAATTGGTGTATGTCCTGAGCATATGCAAGGACGTCCAAGTGGTGTTGAATGTCCAAAATGTGAATTAATATTAGCAAGTAGCCGTCTTGCTGGACCTGGTGGACCACTTGCTGGTATTCACAGTCGTAATTCATgtaaaacattaaaatgtcCAAAATGTAATTGgcattataaatatcaagaaaCATTAGAAATAcatatgaaagaaaaacatCCAGAGAGTGAAACATCATGTATTTATTGTATTGCTGGACAACCACATCCAAGGTTAGCACGTGGTGAAACATATACATGTGGTTATAAACCATATAGATGTGAAGTTTGtaattattcaacaacaacCAAGGGAAATCTTAGTATACATATGCAAAGTGATAAACATCTTAATAATATGCAAGAATTACAACAAGGTGGTGGTGTTGCTGTTGCAGCTGCTGCATCAGCAGTATCATCAGCAACAAATaatccatcatcatcatcatcaacaacacaaGATACACCAATGCCAACAAGAAGTCCACATCATCAACAATCAAATCATAGTCCACATATGGCTGGTCCACCAGTAACACAAGGTAAACCAAAACCAACATTTCGTTGTGATGTTTGTAATTATGAAACAAATGTTGCAAGAAATTTAAGGATACACATGACAAGTGAAAAACATACGCACAATATGCTAGtattacaacaaaatgtaAAACATATGCAAACATTGTCAGCATTACAATCACATCATCAACAAgcccaacaacaacaacaacagcaacaacaacaacaacatcatcatcatcaacaacaagcaCAACAACAAGCAGTAGCagcacaacaacaacagcaacaacaacagcaattaGAACAGCTATTGCATCTTGGTGGTCTTGATAAACCACCACAACATGCTGAAGCAGCACTTGCTGATATGGCATATAATCAAgcattattaatacaaatgaTGACTGGCGGTCAATTACCACCTCAGCTACCACCAGAATTAATTGGTGGTATGGCAAATATGAGTGCTATGAGTAATATTGGTGGTGATGTTGGTTTATCACCAGACAGTATGGAACCACCACCAGAACCAGCTGATCAAGATCCATCAAGTCTTTATAATTGTTGTGTATGCAATAATTTTAGTACTGATTCACTTGAAGCACTTGGTCATCATCTTGCAATTGACAGAACGAGAACACGTGAAGGTGAAATATTGGCACTTGTTGCTGgtaattttgtttgtaaattatgttcatataaaacaaatttaaaagcaAATTTTCAATTACATTGTAAAACAGATAAACATTTACAAAGATTACAACATGTTAATCATGTTAAAGAAGGTGGTCCAAGAAATGattggaaattaaaatttttatcatcaccaaCAAGTGCACAATTACGTTGTCATGCATGtgattattatacaaatagtGCTCATAAATTAGCAATACATGCAGCATCACCACGTCATGAAGCTGCAGCATTACTTTTACGTCATTTACTTGAATCAAGTGCGAATACACAATCAATTGGAAAACTTTATCATTGTGCATTGTGTGGATTTAGTGCACGACATAGATTACCCCTATTACAACATGTTAGATCATTGAGACATTTACAAATGGAACAATTACATCAATTACATAGACGTAGTGGTATACAAGGTAATGAAACACCACACACTGATATTGGTGATGTATTTCAAGTTGTTGCTGATCCTGATGTAGCATCAAATCAACAAGCTAGTCCAACAACACCAACTACACCAAATCCAGCAAGCACCATCAATG AACGACGAGAGGATGATAGTGAATGCGACAGTGAGGTAAAACAAGAACCAGACAACGATCAAGACCAAGATCAAGAGCCAGAAAACGAAATGGAAGAAGTTGTATGTCCATTTTGTACGTATCAACCAACGTCAAaagaagaattaaaacaacatATTCAAATTGCTCATACTCAGGATAACGACGAAAAAATGGAAGTTGTTAAAGAAGAACCAGTACAAGAATTATTATGTCCATTGTGCCAAGATGGTTTTAAAGATCGTCCAGCATTAGAAAAACATGTTATGCAAATACATTCAGTAAATTCTGATGGTTTACaaagattattattacttgttgATCAAAGTCAttggttaaataataatccaagAAATACACCAACACCAGCAACAGTTCCAACATCACCAAgtacaacaacaaaacaaatacaagatgatgatttattagaaAGACcaaatgatgatattgaagAAATAGCAAGATGTTCAGTATGTGGACGTGTTTGTAGATCACTTGAAGAACTACAACAACATCATAGAGAAGCACATCcagcaacaacaccaacacTTGCTGTCAGTGaaaaacatgtatataaatatcgTTGTGGACAATGTAGTTTAGCATTTaaaacacttgaaaaattacaacaacattCACAATATCATGCAATAAGAGATGCAACAAAATGTGCACTTTGTGCTAGATCATTTCGTTCAGTTCAAGCATTACAAAAACATTTAGAATCAGCTCATGCTGATCTTCAAGAAGCTGAACTTGCTCAATATAAACAAAGTTTATTACATGCACATCCATTATTACAAGCACTTACTGAAGAAGCAATAAGACGACAAGGTGGTGTTGTTGGTGATGATACAAATATTGATGGTGAATCAAGAGCTGATGAAGAAGAAAGTGATGCTAGTGATTCAGCACCATTACATAAAGAAGAACGTTTACTTGAAGATTATCTTAATAGTCAACCAATTGCTGAAGATTCATATCAAGATCCAACacgtaaatttaaatgtcatcGTTGTAAAGTTGCATTTACACGACAAAGTTATTTAACTGGtcataataaaacattattacaTCGTAAAGGTGAAAAAATGACTTATccaatggaaaaatatttagatcCAAATAGACCATATAAATGTGATGTATGTAAAGAAagttttacacaaaaaaatatacttctTGTACATTATAATAGTGTTAGTCATttgcataaattaaaaaggGCTATGCAAGAACcaggtaataataatacattattatcTGTTGTTCCACCTGCAAGTCCAACTGAATCACCAGATTCACAACaagatcaagataaaaaaccatataaatgtaatatttgtaAAGTTGCATATACACAGGGTAGTACATTGGATATTCATATGCGTAGTGTATTACATCAAACACGTGCAAGTAAATTACCAGATCTTGCTGCAAGTGGACAACTTGATTTAGCAAGACCACTTATTGAACAACCAGGACCAACAAGTCCAAATAGTCCtccattaaatacaaatacaaacaataataataataataatacaaataatacaaataataataatatgttgtCTTGTCAACGTTGTAGTGCATTATTTGTTAATCAAGAACAACTTGCAACACATCAACAACTGTATTGTATATTTAGTAATCCACTTgcattatttcaacaattagcTGCATCACAACAAATGGCATCAGTTAATTCTGAtaaaacaacatcatcatcatcaacacctggattgcaacaacaacaacaacaacttacGCAAAATACACAAACAACAAATTCAGTTGCACAAGAAATATTATCACAACCACGTACTAAAACATCACAAATGTATAAACATTTACTTGAAAGTTTTGGTTTTGATCTTGTTAtgcaatttaatgaaaatcatCAAAGACGTCaaagaaaagaagaagaagctGCTATGGCTTTACAACAAGCacaacaagaacaacaaaaacaagaacaacaaaaattagcACTTGctgtacaacaacaacaacaacaacagcaacagcaacagcagcaacaacaacagcagcatcaaaatcaacatcaacaaacaATTCAACGTATTGGTGATGATCAAGATAATGATGAAAACATGGATGAAGAAGCAATTCCAGAGCTAACTAAAAGCACATGTCAACATTGTAATAAAGAATTTAGTAGTGTTTGGGTATTAAAAGCTCACTGTGAAGAAGTACATCGTGATCTTGTACCACGTGAATTTCTTGAACAATATGCACAACAATTCAAGTGTgaatatgagaaaaaaagtGTTGTTGTAACAGcagcaacatcatcatcaacaaatactGCACCACGAAGTTCAACACCAGCTTCTAATTCAGCACAAGATTTAACATCTGACAAAGAAATTAAACGTGATAAAGAAGAAATGACAGATTGTAAAGATCGTGCTAGTCGTACTCCAGAAGCTACATCTACAACACCAGCTACAACTCCAGCTTTGAGTAATACACCTGTATCAAGTACAGAATCAATAACACCAAATGCacttacaaataataatacaaatcaatcacaacaacaacaacagcaacaacaacaacaaaatcaaataacaTTAGCACAACAAATGTCAGAAATGCAAGCAGCATTAAATGCTATGGCTGCAtcacaattacaacaacaattacaacaaTATCCTGGGCTTATGATGGGTATGATGGGACTTCCTTTGGGTCTTAATGTACCTGCACTTGCTGCTATGAATTTACAACCACCATTGGTACCTATGATGCTTCCACCTCCACCTTATGGTGATGGTGCATCATCTGCATATCCACAAATGAATTCTCAAACTCAGGAACTTCTTGCAAAACAACATATTGCTcttcaacagcaacaacaacaacaacaacagcaacaacaacaacaacaacaagctgCAGct cAAGCAAATGCAGCAGCATCACAAAAACGTGCGCGTACACGAATAACCGatgatcaattaaaaattttacgtgCACATTTTGACATAAATAATTCACCCGGAGAAGAACAAATAATGGATATGGCAGCTCAAAGTGGTCTTCCACCAAAAGTTATAAAACACTGGTTTagaaatacattatttaaagAACGTCAACGTAATAAAGACAGTccttataattttaataatccacCAAGTACAACTCTTAATTTAGAAGAGTATGAAAAAACTGGTGAAGCTAAAGTAACACCATTAAATTCTAGTGCATCTGGTGGAAGTTCATCAGATGATAAAAGTCCAAATAAACAATCaacaccacctccaccaccagctccattaccaccaccaataaatattataacaacaatgccaacaacaattgaaataaaacaagaacCAATTGATACTACATCACAACAAATGCAACAAGATGATTTACAACAACATCATTCACCAGGTAGTTCTGGTGATCAACAATCACGTCCACATTCACCAGCATTAAGTATGAGTTCAGTATTTTCTGGTATTCATCATGATATATCATCACATGCtacattatcattaaatacacCAAGTACACCAATGTTACCACCAAAAATAGCACCACAAAGTTTTACAAGTCCAAATCCTGGTGCTGGTATTGTTTTACCAGGTGCAATTGCCGCGATGGCTCTTACCCCACAGCGATCACTCAGTCCGGGTCGTGGACCCACTGATTTTTCATTTGGCGGTAATAGCAATGGCAGCAATTCATCTGGTGGCAGTTCCGGCAAACGTGCAAATCGCACTAGATTTActgattatcaaattaaagtattacaagaattttttgaaaataatgcaTATCCAAAAGATGATGATCTTGAATATCTCAGTAAATTATTGGGTTTAAGTCCACGTGTTATAGTTGTTTGGTTTCAAAATGCTCGTCAAAAAGCAAGAAAAGTTTATGAAAATCAACCAGCAGCTGAACCAGTAACACCAGGTGGTCGTGAAGGTGATGATGGCTCTGGTCGTTTTCAACGTACACCAggtttaaattatcaatgtaaaaaatgtttactTGTATTTCAACGTTATTATGAACTTATACGTCATCAAAAAACTCATTGTTTTAAAGAAGAAGATGCTAAAAGAAGTGCACAAGCACAAGCAGCTGCAGCACAAGTTGCTGCTGTTATGAGTTCTGAAGATAGTAATAGTAgttcagcaacaacaacaacaataaatccttcattaacaataacaccaacaacaacagcatcaacaacaacaggaaCAATTGGGATGacaacaacaactacaacaacaaataatccaTCATCAACACCAACCTTGAGTGATCAACTTCAACAACCAATGACATCACCATCACCAAATATACAACCATCACCAAcatcacaacaacaacaacaacaaacacaATCACAAGTTGAATCATCAAAAGAAGCTAGTTTTCAATGTGACAAATGTAATTTAGTATTCAGTAGATTTGAATTATGGCGTGAACATCAACTAGTACATATGATGAATCCTTCCCTTTTTCCACCGGCTTATCCTCCTGATTCACCATTTGGAATACTTCAACAACAAGCATTAAATGCAAGTGCTAATTCTGATTCACAACATCCACTTATTGCAATGATGCAAGATCGTAAACGTAAATTTGAAGATTTTGAAGAAAGTATTGGTAATGAAAGTAGAAGTAATTCTGAACACAGTGAACAACCAAAAGATAAAAGATTAAGAACAACAATATTACCAGAACAATTAGATTatctttatcaaaaatatcaaattgaatCAAATCCATCAAGAAAAATGCTTGAAACAATAGCACGTGAAGTTGGATTAAAAAAACGTGTTGTACAAGTTTGGTTTCAAAATACACGTGCACGTGAACGTAAAGGACAATTTCGTGCTCACAGTCAAGTTATAAATAAACGTTGTCCATTTTGTCCAGCattatttaaagttaaatCAGCATTAGAATCACATTTAAGTAGTAAACATGCTGATCAAGTTGCACGTggtgaaataaatattgataatataccaGATGAAGAATTATCAATGGAATCAGTACCATCAAATCCAAGTACACCAAATATGTTACCAGGTTTATTTCCATCATTTGGTCCAGATATGGAagcatcattaaaaaaaatatatgaagaaTCATTAAAACATTATTGGAGTGCTGAATTACGTGCACAAACAAGTAATGGAAAAActgataatacaaataatagtaCAACAAATAATCAAGGTACACAAAGTAGTACTGGTGAATCACCATTAGATTTGAGTAAACCAGTTGATTTAAGCAGACCAATGAAATTAAGTTTAGCAAGTTTAGGACATTCACTtgatgaacaacaacaacataatTTATCACATTTTCGTATTGGTAGTGATTGTGGACCATTAACTGATTTATCAGAAAGAAGTAtttgtgatgatgatagtATGAGTGAAACAACTGAATTTATGGATGATGAAAGTGGTCCACCAAGTCCAGCATCAAGTACACAAAGTTCAAGGCATGGTGGTACATTATCAACGACAATTGGTGGTTTATCAGGTAGTGGTGCAACTAGTGGAATTGGTGGTATTGGTAGTAGTGTCGGTAGTGTTATTGgtagtagtggtggtggtggtggcggaAATACACCAACTAGCGGTAATACAAGCAGTGCTAATCAAtctagtggtggtggtggcggtGGTAAAAGATATAGAACACAAATGTCAGCAACCCAAGTTAAAGTTATGAAGTCATTATTTTCTGATTATAAAACACCAACAATGGCAGAATGTGAGATGCTCGGCCGGGAGATCGGACTGCCAAAACGCGTCGTCCAG GTATGGTTCCAGAATGCGAGGGCTAAGGAGAAGAAGGCTAGACTGGCGGCGGGTCTCCCGGCGGAGGGTTCTGCTGTACAACCTCATCGTGGACCAACTGGTCCCGACGAATGCCGGCTATGCTCTGTCCGTTATTCACCAAAATCACCACTACAAGAACATGTCTTCTCAAGACGACACATCGAATCGGTTCGTATTGCTGTTGAAGATGGTAGTCTTGTACCACCAACACCTGGTGCACCAATTATTCCTGGTGGTACTAGTGTTAATATTCAATCAAGTGCCAATCAATCGGCAattcagcaacaacaacaactacaaTCACAATCacaatcacaacaacaatTGCAACAATCGCAACAATCACAACAAACACAACAAGCCAATGATGATAGTATGATGTATGGTTCATTGTTTCTTCATCCAACGGCGATGTTTCAATCACAGCAACAGCAGACTGCAGCCAATACGGCTATCACCACCCCCG